In a genomic window of Curtobacterium flaccumfaciens pv. betae:
- a CDS encoding glycerol-3-phosphate dehydrogenase/oxidase: MAKSSTTKQTSTAGRPRDVAPGVGFDPAAKLGPDERAAAIETLKTKELDVLVVGGGIVGAGSALDAVTRGLSVGIVEARDWGSGTSSRSSKLVHGGIRYLEQLNFALVREALIERGLLLQRIAPHLVKPVRFLYPLNHRVWERFYIGIGMAMYDVFSWSGGRPPGVPHHRHLSRKQVLRNMPGLKKDAFVGGMTYYDAQVDDARYVASLVRTAASYGAEAASRVRIEGFIKVGERVVGAQAHDIQTGERFEIRAKQVVNATGVWTDDTQAMIGTRGQFKVRASKGVHLVIPRDRFQSNTGMILRTEKSVLFVIPWGRHWLVGTTDTDWYLDKAHPAATAADIDYILEHVNKVLAVPLTREDVEGVYAGLRPLLAGESDQTSQLSREHVVAHTVPGLVVVAGGKWTTYRVMGKDAIDEAVAAMDGRIPESTTEDIPLLGAEGYPAAWNRRARTARSFNVHKVRIEHLLNRYGTLATEVLQLVEQDPALAEPLPGADDYIGAEVVYAASHEGALHLEDVLARRTRISIEAWDRGESAAPVAAKLMADVLGWDQETTEHEVANYLKRVAAERESQLQPDDESADRVRLEAPDIAFGFDEDDVVVGGGRSDGAEGAKASDEQVVGEKTSEPE; this comes from the coding sequence ATGGCCAAGTCCAGCACGACGAAGCAGACCAGCACGGCCGGACGTCCACGTGACGTCGCGCCCGGCGTGGGGTTCGACCCCGCGGCGAAGCTCGGCCCGGACGAACGTGCGGCCGCGATCGAGACGCTGAAGACCAAGGAGCTCGACGTCCTGGTCGTCGGCGGCGGGATCGTCGGTGCGGGCAGTGCGCTCGACGCCGTGACCCGCGGCCTGAGCGTCGGCATCGTCGAGGCCCGCGACTGGGGCTCGGGGACGTCGAGCCGCTCGTCCAAGCTCGTGCACGGCGGCATCCGCTACCTGGAGCAGCTCAACTTCGCGCTCGTCCGCGAGGCCCTCATCGAACGCGGCCTGCTGCTCCAGCGCATCGCCCCGCACCTGGTGAAGCCTGTGCGCTTCCTCTACCCGCTCAACCACCGGGTGTGGGAGCGCTTCTACATCGGCATCGGCATGGCGATGTACGACGTGTTCAGCTGGTCCGGCGGCCGTCCGCCCGGCGTCCCGCACCACCGGCACCTGAGCCGGAAGCAGGTGCTCAGGAACATGCCCGGGCTCAAGAAGGACGCCTTCGTCGGCGGCATGACGTACTACGACGCCCAGGTCGACGACGCCCGCTACGTCGCGTCGCTCGTGCGCACCGCGGCCTCGTACGGCGCCGAGGCAGCGAGTCGCGTCCGCATCGAGGGGTTCATCAAGGTCGGAGAGCGCGTGGTCGGCGCGCAGGCCCACGACATCCAGACCGGCGAACGGTTCGAGATCCGCGCGAAGCAGGTCGTCAACGCCACCGGTGTCTGGACCGACGACACCCAGGCGATGATCGGCACCCGCGGCCAGTTCAAGGTGCGGGCGTCGAAGGGCGTCCACCTCGTGATCCCCCGGGACCGGTTCCAGTCCAACACGGGCATGATCCTGCGCACCGAGAAGAGCGTGCTCTTCGTCATCCCGTGGGGCCGGCACTGGCTCGTCGGCACGACCGATACCGACTGGTACCTCGACAAGGCGCACCCGGCAGCGACCGCGGCGGACATCGACTACATCCTCGAGCACGTCAACAAGGTGCTCGCCGTCCCGCTCACCCGCGAGGACGTCGAGGGCGTCTACGCCGGACTCCGCCCGCTCCTGGCGGGGGAGTCCGACCAGACCTCGCAGCTCAGCCGGGAGCACGTCGTCGCCCACACCGTCCCGGGCCTCGTCGTGGTCGCCGGCGGCAAGTGGACCACCTACCGGGTGATGGGCAAGGACGCCATCGACGAGGCCGTCGCGGCCATGGACGGCAGGATCCCGGAGTCGACGACCGAGGACATCCCGCTCCTCGGCGCCGAGGGGTACCCCGCTGCGTGGAACCGACGCGCCCGCACCGCACGGAGCTTCAACGTGCACAAGGTGCGCATCGAGCACCTGCTCAACCGGTACGGCACCCTCGCGACCGAGGTGCTGCAGCTCGTCGAGCAGGACCCGGCGCTCGCCGAGCCGCTGCCGGGGGCCGACGACTACATCGGCGCCGAGGTCGTCTACGCCGCCTCGCACGAGGGTGCCCTGCACCTGGAGGACGTCCTCGCCCGTCGTACCCGCATCTCCATCGAGGCCTGGGACCGCGGCGAGTCAGCAGCGCCCGTCGCCGCGAAGCTCATGGCGGACGTGCTCGGGTGGGACCAGGAGACGACCGAGCACGAGGTCGCGAACTACCTGAAGCGCGTCGCCGCCGAACGGGAGTCGCAGCTGCAGCCCGACGACGAGAGTGCGGACCGCGTGCGGCTCGAGGCCCCCGACATCGCGTTCGGCTTCGACGAGGACGACGTGGTCGTGGGCGGCGGTCGCTCGGACGGCGCCGAGGGCGCGAAGGCGTCCGACGAGCAGGTCGTCGGCGAGAAGACGAGCGAGCCGGAGTAG
- a CDS encoding GuaB3 family IMP dehydrogenase-related protein has product MSEVEIGAGKRGRRAYAFDDIAVVPSRRTRDPRDVSVQWSIDAFTFASPILSAPMDSVSSPATVIQMGKLGILGVLDLEGLWTRYEDPTPYYDEIKSLTDGNVTKRMQEIYSEPIKAELITARLAEIRAAGVPVAGSLSPQRTQEFSKTVVDAGVDLFVIRGTTVSAEHVSQTEEPLNLKKFIYELDVPVIVGGASTYTSALHLMRTGAAGVLVGFGGGAASTTRAALGIHAPMATAVADVAGARRDYLDESGGRYVHVIADGGLDTAGDIVKAIAVGADAVMLGTALARATEAPGGGYHWGAEAHHPELPRGRRVEVGTIAPLENVLNGPTPTHDGRANLVGALRRSMATTGYSDAKEFQRVEVVVAPYHQ; this is encoded by the coding sequence GTGAGCGAAGTCGAGATCGGTGCAGGCAAGCGCGGACGTCGGGCGTACGCGTTCGACGACATCGCAGTGGTCCCCTCCAGGCGGACGCGTGACCCGCGCGACGTCAGCGTGCAGTGGTCGATCGACGCGTTCACGTTCGCGTCGCCGATCCTGTCGGCGCCGATGGACTCCGTGTCCTCGCCGGCGACGGTCATCCAGATGGGCAAGCTCGGCATCCTCGGTGTGCTCGACCTCGAAGGTCTGTGGACCCGCTACGAGGACCCGACCCCGTACTACGACGAGATCAAGTCGCTCACCGACGGCAACGTCACGAAGCGCATGCAGGAGATCTACTCCGAGCCGATCAAGGCCGAGCTGATCACAGCACGCCTGGCCGAGATCCGCGCAGCCGGGGTGCCGGTCGCCGGTTCGCTCAGCCCGCAGCGCACCCAGGAGTTCTCGAAGACGGTCGTCGACGCCGGTGTCGACCTGTTCGTCATCCGCGGCACCACGGTCTCGGCCGAGCACGTCTCCCAGACCGAGGAACCCCTCAACCTCAAGAAGTTCATCTACGAGCTCGACGTCCCGGTGATCGTGGGCGGTGCCTCGACCTACACGTCGGCGCTGCACCTCATGCGCACCGGTGCCGCTGGCGTGCTCGTCGGCTTCGGTGGCGGCGCTGCGTCGACCACCCGCGCCGCGCTCGGCATCCACGCCCCGATGGCCACTGCCGTCGCGGACGTCGCCGGGGCCCGTCGTGACTACCTCGACGAGTCGGGCGGCCGCTACGTGCACGTCATCGCCGACGGCGGGCTCGACACCGCAGGCGACATCGTCAAGGCCATCGCCGTGGGCGCCGACGCCGTCATGCTCGGCACCGCACTGGCCCGTGCGACCGAGGCTCCGGGTGGTGGCTACCACTGGGGTGCCGAGGCGCACCACCCCGAGCTGCCCCGCGGCCGCCGGGTCGAGGTGGGCACGATCGCCCCGCTCGAGAACGTCCTGAACGGCCCGACGCCGACCCACGACGGCCGCGCGAACCTCGTCGGTGCCTTGCGCCGCTCGATGGCGACGACCGGATACTCCGACGCCAAGGAGTTCCAGCGAGTAGAAGTGGTCGTGGCGCCGTACCACCAGTGA
- a CDS encoding ABC transporter ATP-binding protein yields MTDATDPTNASSASSPSPAATLEREPVLSAKNLVAGYLPGVNILNGCDLDCYPGELIGIIGPNGAGKSTLLKALFGLVSIREGSVTLQGDDITNLKANKLVQAGVGFVPQTNNVFPSLSIEENLQMGLYLRPRKFAERLEVIYDLFPVLAQRRNQRAGSLSGGERQSVAMARALMMDPKVLLLDEPSAGLSPVRQDETFLRTRRINKAGVSIIMVEQNARRCLQICDRGYVLDQGKNAYSGTGKELADDPKVIELYLGTLAKDVDAQR; encoded by the coding sequence ATGACGGACGCAACGGACCCCACGAACGCGAGCAGTGCCTCCAGTCCGTCCCCGGCGGCCACGCTGGAACGCGAGCCGGTGCTCAGCGCGAAGAACCTCGTCGCCGGCTACCTGCCGGGCGTGAACATCCTGAACGGCTGCGACCTGGACTGCTACCCGGGTGAGCTCATCGGCATCATCGGGCCGAACGGTGCGGGCAAGTCGACGCTCCTCAAGGCGCTGTTCGGCCTCGTGTCCATCCGCGAGGGATCGGTGACCCTGCAGGGGGACGACATCACGAACCTCAAGGCGAACAAGCTCGTGCAGGCCGGTGTCGGCTTCGTGCCGCAGACGAACAACGTGTTCCCCTCGCTGTCGATCGAGGAGAACCTGCAGATGGGGCTGTACCTGCGGCCCCGGAAGTTCGCCGAACGGCTCGAGGTCATCTACGACCTGTTCCCGGTCCTCGCCCAGCGGCGCAACCAGCGGGCCGGATCGCTCTCGGGTGGTGAGCGGCAGTCCGTCGCGATGGCCCGTGCGCTGATGATGGACCCGAAGGTGCTGCTGCTCGACGAGCCGAGCGCCGGACTGTCCCCCGTGCGCCAGGACGAGACGTTCCTGCGGACCCGCCGGATCAACAAGGCCGGTGTGTCGATCATCATGGTGGAGCAGAACGCGCGACGCTGTCTGCAGATCTGCGATCGTGGGTACGTGCTCGATCAGGGGAAGAACGCGTACTCGGGCACCGGGAAGGAACTCGCTGACGACCCCAAGGTCATCGAGCTCTACCTGGGGACGCTCGCCAAGGACGTCGACGCACAGCGCTAG
- a CDS encoding ABC transporter ATP-binding protein has protein sequence MSETYGHPKADPILTVDDVTRRFGGMTAVDVDHLEVQRGSITALIGPNGAGKTTFFNLLTGFDKPSPGAKTQFNGATLQKTSATHIANKGMVRTFQLTKALSRLTVMQNMLLGARDQPGENFFAALVKPVWAKREREITAKAEDLLARFKLDTKADDYAGSLSGGQRKLLEMARALMSDPTMIMLDEPMAGVNPALTQSLLGHIQSLRDDGMTVLFVEHDMHMVRHISDWVVVMAEGKVVAEGPADTVMDDQAVIDAYLGAHHDTDLGDDSLLTEETFEELAEEVAEEDAAEETTR, from the coding sequence GTGTCTGAGACCTACGGCCACCCCAAGGCCGACCCGATCCTCACCGTCGACGACGTCACCCGCCGCTTCGGGGGCATGACCGCCGTGGACGTCGACCACCTCGAGGTCCAGCGCGGTTCCATCACGGCCCTGATCGGCCCGAACGGCGCCGGCAAGACCACGTTCTTCAACCTGCTCACCGGGTTCGACAAGCCGAGCCCGGGTGCGAAGACCCAGTTCAACGGCGCCACGCTGCAGAAGACGAGCGCGACGCACATCGCGAACAAGGGCATGGTCCGCACCTTCCAGCTGACCAAGGCGCTGTCCCGGCTCACCGTGATGCAGAACATGCTGCTCGGTGCCCGCGACCAGCCCGGCGAGAACTTCTTCGCCGCCCTGGTCAAGCCGGTGTGGGCGAAGCGGGAGCGCGAGATCACGGCCAAGGCCGAGGACCTCCTCGCCCGGTTCAAGCTCGACACGAAGGCGGACGACTACGCCGGTTCGCTGTCCGGCGGGCAGCGCAAGCTGCTCGAGATGGCCCGGGCGCTGATGTCCGACCCGACGATGATCATGCTCGACGAGCCGATGGCCGGTGTGAACCCCGCGCTCACCCAGTCGCTCCTCGGGCACATCCAGTCCCTGCGCGACGACGGCATGACCGTGCTCTTCGTCGAGCACGACATGCACATGGTCCGGCACATCTCGGACTGGGTGGTCGTGATGGCCGAGGGGAAGGTCGTCGCCGAGGGCCCGGCGGACACGGTGATGGACGACCAGGCCGTGATCGACGCCTACCTCGGTGCGCACCACGACACCGACCTGGGTGACGACTCGCTCCTCACCGAGGAGACCTTCGAGGAACTGGCGGAGGAAGTCGCCGAAGAGGACGCAGCAGAGGAGACGACCCGATGA
- a CDS encoding branched-chain amino acid ABC transporter permease produces MDYILNLLSSLTQEALAPTTAAFALAAIGLNVHFGLTGLVNMGQAAFLLLGAYGFAISITNGLPFVMAVLIALLVAIVFAIILGIPTLRLRGDYLAIVTISGAEIIRMVGRSSLLTSTTGGSNGITGSSYRDPFTALSPLPDGTTTILWFTYANNGVNGWWIRIAAWAMVALFTLVLFLLMRSPWGRVVKAIREDEDAVRSLGKNVYSYKMQALVFGGALGAIAGIIYVLPSSVQPDAMGRSMTFFIWTALILGGAATVFGPVLGAVLFFVVRLFIRTLAGDFIPDSIMNAQQAEQFSYVLVGVALMLLIVFRPQGLLGNKKELTFSV; encoded by the coding sequence ATGGACTACATCCTCAACCTGCTGTCCTCGCTCACCCAGGAGGCACTCGCCCCGACGACGGCCGCGTTCGCCCTGGCCGCGATCGGCCTGAACGTGCACTTCGGGCTCACCGGCCTCGTGAACATGGGCCAGGCGGCGTTCCTGCTGCTCGGCGCCTACGGCTTCGCGATCTCGATCACCAACGGACTGCCGTTCGTGATGGCGGTCCTCATCGCCCTGCTCGTCGCGATCGTGTTCGCGATCATCCTCGGCATCCCGACCCTGCGGTTGCGCGGCGACTACCTGGCGATCGTCACGATCTCCGGCGCCGAGATCATCCGCATGGTCGGTCGCTCGAGCCTGCTCACCTCGACCACGGGCGGCTCGAACGGCATCACCGGGTCGAGCTACCGCGACCCGTTCACCGCCCTCAGCCCACTGCCCGACGGCACCACCACGATCCTGTGGTTCACGTACGCGAACAACGGCGTCAACGGCTGGTGGATCCGCATCGCGGCGTGGGCCATGGTCGCCCTGTTCACCCTGGTGCTCTTCCTGCTCATGCGCAGCCCGTGGGGCCGCGTGGTGAAGGCCATCCGCGAGGACGAGGACGCCGTCCGCTCGCTCGGCAAGAACGTCTACTCGTACAAGATGCAGGCGCTCGTGTTCGGTGGGGCGCTCGGTGCGATCGCGGGCATCATCTACGTGCTGCCGAGTTCGGTGCAACCGGACGCCATGGGCCGCTCGATGACGTTCTTCATCTGGACGGCGCTCATCCTCGGTGGTGCGGCGACGGTGTTCGGACCGGTGCTCGGAGCCGTGCTCTTCTTCGTCGTCCGGCTCTTCATCCGCACGCTGGCCGGCGACTTCATCCCCGACTCGATCATGAACGCGCAGCAGGCCGAGCAGTTCTCGTACGTCCTCGTCGGCGTCGCGCTCATGCTGCTCATCGTGTTCCGTCCACAGGGGTTGCTCGGCAACAAGAAGGAGCTGACGTTCAGTGTCTGA
- the guaB gene encoding IMP dehydrogenase encodes MDQPDPFGFIGLTYDDVMLLPGHTDVIPSEASTASRLTKRISVNVPLLSAAMDTVTEARMAIAMARQGGIGILHRNLSIEDQAAYVDKVKRSESGMITNPVTTTPDATVAEVDALCGQFRVSGLPVVEQDGTLVGIITNRDMRFVATFEQATTYVRDVMTKAPLITAMEGIDPEEAIAIFAQHKIEKLPLVDAEGKLRGLITVKDFDKSEQYPDATKDDEGRLRVGAAIGFFGDAWQRAEALRDAGVDVLVVDTANGESEGVLDMVRRLKADPTFDAIDVIGGNVATRAGAQALIDAGVDAVKVGVGPGSICTTRVVAGVGVPQVTAVYEASLAAREAGVPIIADGGLQYSGDIAKALVAGADTVMLGSLLAGTDESPGDLVFVNGKQFKAYRGMGSLGALQTRGKKTSYSKDRYFQADVPNDDKLIPEGIEGQVPYRGSVGNVVYQLTGGLRQSMFYVGGRTIPELKARGKFVRITAAGLKESHPHDVQMVVEAPNYRS; translated from the coding sequence ATGGACCAGCCGGATCCGTTCGGATTCATCGGACTCACGTACGACGACGTCATGCTGCTGCCCGGGCACACCGACGTCATCCCGAGCGAGGCGTCCACGGCGTCCCGGCTCACCAAGCGGATCTCCGTCAACGTCCCGCTGCTCTCCGCCGCGATGGACACCGTCACCGAAGCCCGCATGGCCATCGCCATGGCGCGCCAGGGCGGCATCGGGATCCTGCACCGCAACCTGTCCATCGAGGACCAGGCTGCCTACGTCGACAAGGTCAAGCGCTCCGAGTCGGGCATGATCACCAACCCGGTGACCACCACCCCGGACGCCACCGTGGCCGAGGTCGACGCGCTCTGCGGCCAGTTCCGTGTCTCCGGCCTGCCGGTCGTCGAGCAGGACGGCACCCTCGTCGGCATCATCACGAACCGCGACATGCGCTTCGTGGCCACGTTCGAGCAGGCCACCACGTACGTGCGCGACGTCATGACGAAGGCCCCGCTGATCACCGCGATGGAGGGCATCGACCCCGAAGAGGCGATCGCCATCTTCGCGCAGCACAAGATCGAGAAGCTGCCGCTGGTCGACGCCGAGGGCAAGCTCCGCGGCCTCATCACCGTCAAGGACTTCGACAAGAGCGAGCAGTACCCGGACGCCACGAAGGACGACGAGGGCCGACTCCGTGTCGGCGCCGCGATCGGCTTCTTCGGCGACGCGTGGCAGCGTGCCGAGGCCCTGCGTGACGCCGGCGTCGACGTGCTCGTCGTCGACACCGCCAACGGTGAGAGCGAAGGCGTGCTCGACATGGTCCGCCGCCTCAAGGCCGACCCGACGTTCGACGCGATCGACGTCATCGGCGGCAACGTCGCCACCCGCGCGGGCGCCCAGGCGCTCATCGACGCCGGTGTGGACGCCGTCAAGGTCGGTGTCGGCCCGGGCTCCATCTGCACCACGCGCGTCGTCGCCGGTGTGGGTGTGCCGCAGGTGACCGCCGTGTACGAGGCCTCCCTCGCCGCACGCGAAGCCGGTGTGCCGATCATCGCCGACGGTGGCCTGCAGTACTCGGGCGACATCGCGAAGGCCCTGGTGGCCGGTGCCGACACCGTCATGCTCGGCTCGCTGCTGGCCGGCACCGACGAGTCCCCCGGTGACCTGGTGTTCGTGAACGGCAAGCAGTTCAAGGCCTACCGCGGCATGGGGTCCCTCGGGGCTCTGCAGACCCGTGGCAAGAAGACCTCGTACTCGAAGGACCGCTACTTCCAGGCGGACGTGCCGAACGACGACAAGCTCATCCCCGAGGGCATCGAGGGCCAGGTGCCCTACCGCGGTTCGGTCGGCAACGTCGTCTACCAGCTCACCGGTGGGCTGCGGCAGTCGATGTTCTACGTCGGCGGTCGCACGATCCCCGAGCTGAAGGCCCGTGGCAAGTTCGTCCGGATCACGGCGGCGGGGCTCAAGGAGTCCCACCCGCACGACGTGCAGATGGTCGTCGAGGCGCCGAACTACCGCAGCTGA
- a CDS encoding VOC family protein: MVSAVSHTTIDSRDAYAQSEWWKQVLGYVDLPDDPNAPGHEECEITAPDRSHTELFIQVPEAKTVKNRIHFDLRPTDRTRDEEVERLRGIGAVELADLRHPDGGWVVFADPEGNEFCVLRSQAELDEEASQPS; this comes from the coding sequence ATGGTCAGCGCCGTCTCACACACCACGATCGACTCCCGCGACGCCTACGCCCAGTCGGAGTGGTGGAAGCAGGTGCTCGGGTACGTCGACCTTCCCGACGACCCGAACGCTCCCGGACACGAGGAGTGCGAGATCACGGCACCCGACCGATCGCACACCGAGCTCTTCATCCAGGTGCCCGAGGCGAAGACCGTGAAGAACCGGATCCACTTCGACCTGCGCCCCACCGACCGCACCCGCGACGAAGAGGTCGAGCGGCTCCGCGGCATCGGTGCCGTGGAGCTCGCCGACCTGCGCCACCCGGACGGCGGATGGGTGGTCTTCGCCGACCCGGAGGGCAACGAGTTCTGCGTCCTGCGGTCCCAGGCCGAACTCGACGAGGAAGCCAGCCAGCCGAGCTGA
- a CDS encoding SDR family oxidoreductase: MSDFQPTKAIVTGSESGIGRATAVVLAEAGMDVGITYLSEPDRAEETAEEVRKTGRQAFVEQIDVSDLAGAAAVVDRLVSQLGGVDVFVADAGTGDNAPFLEMTLDQWRHTVSTDLDGAFVTMQAAAKHMAQAGTGGRIIGITSVHEHQPRYGSSAYDAAKHGLGGLLKTMAIELAEHGITVNAVSPGEIATRMTGAEDEDPHTIDRPGVPLGRPGNAWEIAAAVAFLASRASSYITGVSLPVDGGMLQMGPHGGSHITSNDWRSA, from the coding sequence ATGAGCGACTTCCAGCCCACCAAAGCCATCGTCACCGGCTCCGAATCCGGGATCGGCCGTGCGACCGCCGTCGTACTCGCCGAAGCCGGCATGGACGTCGGCATCACCTACCTGTCCGAGCCCGACCGTGCCGAGGAGACCGCGGAGGAGGTCCGGAAGACCGGTCGTCAGGCCTTCGTCGAGCAGATCGACGTCTCCGACCTCGCCGGGGCCGCCGCCGTCGTCGACCGACTCGTCTCGCAGCTGGGCGGCGTCGACGTCTTCGTGGCCGACGCCGGCACCGGCGACAACGCCCCGTTCCTCGAGATGACCCTCGACCAGTGGCGCCACACGGTGTCGACCGACCTCGACGGCGCCTTCGTCACGATGCAGGCCGCCGCGAAGCACATGGCGCAGGCCGGCACCGGCGGCCGGATCATCGGCATCACGAGCGTGCACGAACACCAGCCCCGCTACGGCTCGAGCGCCTACGACGCCGCCAAGCACGGGCTCGGCGGCCTGCTGAAGACCATGGCGATCGAGCTCGCCGAGCACGGCATCACCGTGAACGCCGTCTCCCCCGGCGAGATCGCCACCCGGATGACCGGCGCCGAGGACGAGGACCCGCACACCATCGACCGCCCCGGTGTCCCGCTCGGCCGTCCGGGCAACGCGTGGGAGATCGCGGCAGCCGTGGCGTTCCTGGCCTCGCGTGCGTCGTCCTACATCACCGGGGTGTCCCTGCCGGTGGACGGCGGGATGCTGCAGATGGGCCCGCACGGCGGCTCGCACATCACGTCGAACGACTGGCGTTCGGCGTAG
- a CDS encoding ABC transporter substrate-binding protein, with product MIRTTRATAALALAGAAAVLLAACSTTGSASPSSSASSDAKKDPAASCKAPDTPGTDALKIGTILPLTGSLAYLNPPAESGVGLAVKDINAAGGVLDKDVTIDPATDSGDSNDMTVSSSAATKLVNAKVPVAIGAESSSVTLNVIDQLTSNCIVEISPANTATDLSGYSSYYYRTAPPDSVQGSALGQLVTGDGNAKVAFLVFNDTYGTGLRNSVQAAVEASGGQVVYGGKGEGQEFPPGQTTFSSEVTAALAAKPDAIVVLAFDETKSIIPELVSQGNEAKIYMSDGNTADYSKDFDKGTLTGAQGTIPGASPKDDFKKQLAAFYKDSSGKTLADYSYAAESYDATVLAALAAVKGKGTDSGTIQANMAAVSGADGGTECATFKECKTLLDDGKDIHYTGPSGIGPFDENNDPSAAYIGIYKFDADNKPVYQSAIQGAVKK from the coding sequence ATGATCAGAACCACCCGTGCCACCGCGGCACTGGCGTTGGCGGGCGCAGCAGCCGTCCTCCTCGCCGCGTGTTCCACCACCGGCAGTGCTTCCCCCTCGAGCTCGGCGTCGAGCGATGCGAAGAAGGATCCCGCCGCCAGCTGCAAGGCCCCGGACACCCCCGGTACGGACGCGCTGAAGATCGGCACGATCCTGCCCCTGACCGGTTCGCTGGCCTACCTCAACCCGCCGGCCGAGTCCGGTGTCGGCCTGGCCGTCAAGGACATCAACGCCGCGGGCGGCGTCCTCGACAAGGACGTCACGATCGACCCGGCGACCGACTCCGGTGACAGCAATGACATGACCGTGTCGAGCTCCGCCGCGACGAAGCTCGTCAACGCGAAGGTGCCGGTCGCGATCGGCGCCGAGTCCTCGTCCGTCACGCTGAACGTCATCGACCAGCTGACGAGCAACTGCATCGTCGAGATCTCGCCCGCGAACACCGCGACCGACCTCTCCGGCTACTCGTCGTACTACTACCGGACCGCACCGCCGGACTCGGTGCAGGGTTCCGCGCTCGGCCAGCTCGTGACCGGTGACGGCAACGCGAAGGTCGCCTTCCTGGTCTTCAACGACACGTACGGCACCGGCCTCCGCAACTCCGTGCAGGCTGCGGTCGAGGCGTCGGGCGGCCAGGTCGTCTACGGCGGCAAGGGTGAGGGCCAGGAGTTCCCGCCCGGCCAGACCACGTTCTCGTCCGAGGTGACCGCGGCCCTGGCCGCGAAGCCCGACGCGATCGTCGTCCTCGCCTTCGACGAGACGAAGTCGATCATCCCGGAGCTCGTCTCGCAGGGCAACGAAGCGAAGATCTACATGTCCGACGGCAACACGGCGGACTACTCGAAGGACTTCGACAAGGGCACCCTGACCGGCGCCCAGGGCACCATCCCCGGTGCCTCGCCGAAGGACGACTTCAAGAAGCAGCTCGCTGCGTTCTACAAGGACTCGTCGGGCAAGACGCTCGCCGACTACTCGTACGCGGCGGAGTCCTACGACGCCACCGTCCTCGCCGCCCTCGCCGCGGTGAAGGGCAAGGGCACCGACTCCGGCACCATCCAGGCCAACATGGCTGCGGTGTCGGGTGCTGACGGCGGCACCGAGTGCGCGACGTTCAAGGAGTGCAAGACGCTCCTGGACGACGGCAAGGACATCCACTACACCGGCCCGTCCGGCATCGGTCCGTTCGACGAGAACAACGACCCGTCGGCCGCCTACATCGGCATCTACAAGTTCGACGCCGACAACAAGCCCGTCTACCAGAGCGCCATCCAGGGTGCGGTGAAGAAGTAG
- the rarD gene encoding EamA family transporter RarD gives MSEPSPARPVRSEASVGVVQAIVAYGLWGLMPLLFAAMAPAAAFEIVSWRIVFGLVFCAVAIAVTRSWLRTRTLMAQRRVMLVMGLAAVLILVNWTVYVLATTTGHTVEAALGYFINPLVTIALGVVVLRERLRPAQWAAVGLSVVAVVVIAIGYGQMPWISLALAFSFGLYGLVKKRVGGTVDALSGLTIETVWLLPIAVVALVVLGVTGLGGGVTFTSEGWGHSVITVLTGPATAVPLLLFASSARRVSLSTLGLTQYLAPVMQLLVGVLVQHEEMSAGRWFGFGIVWLALVVLTADSFAAARASRRRALAPTRVEPV, from the coding sequence GTGAGTGAACCGAGTCCGGCGCGACCCGTCCGCAGCGAGGCATCCGTTGGCGTGGTGCAGGCCATCGTGGCCTACGGGCTCTGGGGGCTGATGCCCCTGCTCTTCGCCGCCATGGCCCCCGCGGCGGCGTTCGAGATCGTGTCGTGGCGGATCGTCTTCGGCCTGGTGTTCTGCGCGGTGGCGATCGCGGTGACCCGGTCGTGGCTCCGCACCCGCACCCTGATGGCCCAACGCCGTGTGATGCTCGTGATGGGGCTCGCCGCCGTCCTGATCCTGGTCAACTGGACCGTCTACGTCCTCGCGACGACCACCGGCCACACCGTCGAGGCGGCGCTCGGCTACTTCATCAACCCGCTCGTCACGATCGCGCTCGGCGTGGTGGTCCTGCGCGAACGCCTGCGTCCGGCGCAGTGGGCAGCCGTCGGGCTGAGCGTCGTGGCGGTCGTCGTCATCGCGATCGGCTACGGGCAGATGCCGTGGATCTCGCTGGCCCTGGCGTTCTCGTTCGGACTGTACGGCCTGGTGAAGAAGCGGGTCGGCGGCACCGTGGACGCCCTGAGCGGCCTGACGATCGAGACCGTGTGGCTGCTGCCGATCGCGGTCGTGGCGCTGGTGGTGCTCGGTGTGACCGGGCTCGGTGGCGGCGTGACGTTCACGAGCGAGGGCTGGGGGCACTCGGTCATCACCGTGCTGACCGGCCCGGCGACCGCGGTGCCGCTGCTGCTCTTCGCGTCGTCGGCTCGGCGGGTGAGCCTGTCGACGCTCGGGCTGACCCAGTACCTGGCGCCCGTGATGCAGCTGCTCGTCGGGGTGCTGGTGCAGCACGAGGAGATGTCCGCCGGGCGCTGGTTCGGCTTCGGCATCGTGTGGCTCGCGCTCGTGGTGCTGACGGCGGACTCGTTCGCCGCCGCGCGGGCGTCCCGTCGCCGGGCGCTCGCACCCACCCGGGTCGAGCCGGTCTGA